The Gemmatimonadota bacterium genome has a segment encoding these proteins:
- a CDS encoding PspA/IM30 family protein: MGIFDRLASLLKSNINDMISSAENPEKMLDQITRDMRDQLVKAKQQVAAAIADEKRLRDQADAEQKAAADWEQKAMLAIQQGRDDLAKQALVRQSEHIAHHAQLEQTWQSHQLETEKLKHSLHELNDKIEEAKRKKNLLLARQRRAQAQKRIHETMSGLSEKSAFEAFARMEEKIEQNERMLKASVDIDQEFSGDRLQADFKQLEKAAGGLTADAQLMALKQKMGMLGAGSTEKKQIGAGKPAAEDVHAEIEDGDDKA; this comes from the coding sequence ATGGGCATTTTCGATCGTCTGGCTTCCCTGCTGAAGTCGAACATCAATGACATGATCTCCTCCGCGGAGAACCCGGAGAAGATGCTCGACCAGATCACGCGGGACATGCGCGATCAGCTGGTGAAGGCCAAGCAGCAAGTGGCCGCCGCCATCGCCGATGAGAAGCGCTTGCGCGACCAGGCCGATGCCGAACAGAAAGCGGCCGCGGATTGGGAACAAAAGGCCATGCTGGCCATCCAGCAGGGGCGCGATGACCTCGCCAAGCAGGCCCTCGTGCGGCAGAGCGAGCACATCGCACACCATGCGCAGCTCGAGCAGACCTGGCAGTCCCATCAACTCGAGACCGAAAAGCTCAAGCACTCCCTCCATGAGCTGAACGACAAGATCGAGGAAGCCAAGCGGAAGAAGAACCTCCTCCTGGCCCGCCAGCGGCGAGCCCAGGCGCAGAAGCGGATCCACGAGACCATGTCCGGGCTCTCGGAGAAATCCGCCTTCGAGGCCTTCGCGCGCATGGAGGAGAAGATCGAGCAGAACGAGCGCATGCTGAAGGCAAGTGTCGATATCGACCAGGAGTTCTCGGGCGACCGACTCCAGGCGGATTTCAAGCAGCTGGAGAAGGCGGCCGGCGGCCTGACCGCCGACGCACAGCTCATGGCGCTCAAGCAGAAGATGGGCATGCTCGGTGCCGGCTCAACAGAGAAGAAGCAGATCGGGGCCGGGAAGCCTGCCGCCGAGGATGTGCACGCCGAGATCGAGGATGGCGACGACAAGGCCTAG
- a CDS encoding AI-2E family transporter, translated as MSSRDPGVAALRIAPARAATVATVLLLWLLARAADIFLLLFVAIIFSLYLGAASQGIERRTGLPRGVAFTVAFVATLAAAVGLVTLLVPPVVEQTQQLVANLPTYRDAWQAWVERLLARYPVLRQVWADESGKMVGTLVQQAEAALGGVVPRVVGLGHAVVNIVSILVMSIFLALHPGTYREWLIALFPPVRRDLARDVLRDLANTLRSWIVGQLWAMAILAVLTAAGLYVLDVPYWLTFGVFTGAVAIIPFFGTLISSTIPALFVLGGEGVFGMGPGGHAVAVAALGFLIHIVEANLVIPLITQKQVEIPPVLSMMAVLLVGRLLGPAGLPVAVPMLAVAIVLVRRILVNRVYEGESLLRPGLDRVMVLRVPAADNGVIAGAGAPIDVLRFSPTRSP; from the coding sequence ATGAGCAGCCGCGACCCGGGGGTCGCAGCGCTACGGATCGCGCCCGCGCGCGCCGCGACGGTCGCGACCGTTTTGCTTTTGTGGCTCCTCGCCCGCGCCGCTGACATCTTCCTGCTGCTCTTCGTCGCGATCATCTTCTCGCTGTACCTCGGCGCGGCAAGCCAGGGCATCGAGCGGCGCACCGGGCTCCCCCGTGGCGTGGCATTCACGGTGGCTTTTGTCGCCACGCTCGCCGCTGCCGTCGGATTGGTGACCCTGCTCGTCCCTCCCGTCGTGGAGCAGACCCAGCAATTGGTCGCGAACTTGCCCACGTATCGCGATGCCTGGCAGGCGTGGGTGGAGCGCCTCCTCGCGCGGTACCCCGTGCTGCGCCAGGTGTGGGCGGACGAGTCGGGCAAGATGGTCGGGACGCTCGTGCAGCAAGCGGAAGCAGCGTTAGGCGGTGTGGTGCCTCGTGTGGTCGGCCTGGGGCATGCGGTCGTGAACATCGTCTCCATTCTCGTGATGTCCATCTTCCTCGCCCTGCATCCCGGGACCTACCGCGAGTGGCTCATCGCGCTGTTCCCGCCCGTGCGGCGTGACCTGGCGCGAGATGTCCTGCGCGACCTCGCCAATACCCTCCGCTCGTGGATCGTCGGGCAGCTCTGGGCCATGGCCATTCTTGCAGTGCTGACGGCGGCTGGGCTCTATGTGCTGGACGTCCCCTATTGGCTCACCTTCGGGGTCTTCACCGGGGCCGTGGCGATCATCCCGTTCTTCGGAACCCTGATCTCCTCGACGATTCCCGCGTTGTTTGTGCTCGGGGGGGAAGGGGTCTTCGGCATGGGACCAGGGGGACACGCCGTGGCCGTGGCCGCGCTCGGGTTCCTCATCCACATCGTCGAGGCCAACCTCGTCATCCCGCTGATTACGCAGAAGCAGGTGGAGATTCCGCCCGTGTTGAGCATGATGGCCGTGCTGCTCGTGGGCCGACTCCTCGGTCCTGCGGGGCTCCCGGTGGCGGTCCCGATGCTCGCGGTGGCCATCGTCCTGGTTCGGCGGATCCTCGTTAACCGCGTCTACGAAGGGGAGAGCCTGCTCCGGCCGGGGCTCGACCGGGTCATGGTCCTCCGCGTCCCCGCCGCGGACAACGGGGTGATCGCCGGGGCGGGGGCCCCAATCGACGTCCTGCGATTCTCACCGACGAGATCTCCCTAG